TTCATTTAGGGGGTGAATgtacaattttaaaagttaaggggCTAAAAAACCATGACtgaaaattatatcaaaacgccataattgatatatttatcaaatatactaTATTCTAAGTTTGGCTTCGGCTAATGTTTGTCAATGTTAAGATAGTTTTTATGCCTTTGGTATGAGATTTAGGATAtgagagtttgagttaaaagaaaatttggaaTTAGGTTAAGAGCCTTTAGGTTTTGTAGGATTTAGGTTAAggacaaaattatatttaattgagttATTACCATAACCTCTcaaattatagatattttaattaataacccttttatgtaatatatataaaattgtgtagTGTTACTACTAGTATGATCATCAAGATAACTATTGTCCATATTTCACTTATTTTAACTGAGAGTAATGTCTTTAAGAAATTGATAACACAGATGACAAATGCCATAGAATTGGTTTGGAAAGTTAGTTTAATGTTTAAGATGATAATCTAATTTGATTTAAGATCAAACTTGGACTATGGTGGATTAGGATCCATCTTTATATTTTCATCGGCCGGGTCAACTATTTTTGGGCCTGAAATCTAGCCCATGATATACCATAGCCCCAAAACATTTCGGATAAGATAAATGGAAGCCACCACCCATTGAAATATCCTATAGAAAGAAactatcttaataattatagCACACAATTGCATCttcaaataatctaaaatgGAAAGTCTCCAACTTAATACTTACAGATTGCCTTCTCACTCTGTGCCTTGCAACCTCCATTATAATTCCAACCACTGCAAAAACCTTAAATTCTCCAGACATTATGGCTTCTCTAGAGGCAAAATCAGAGCCACTGCAACCATCCCAGATAGTGACTCCCAGTCAAATGCTAATGAAGGACCTCCAGTAGTCAATTTTGCATTTGTTCATGTAATTTTCAACGATTTGATATGAATTTAGTCtgaaaaaatggtttgattATGTTTCTGAATTGTATGTAGTACATGAATTAATAGCAATTTAACTGCGCTTTGTTGGGTTGTTTTAGTCTGTGTTACTCCCGGATTGCACCCCAGATGTGCATTTTAGAACAGCCCGTGGAGGGCAGAAGCTTAGGAATATAATGCTGGATGGGAACATTGATTTGTATGGACCATACGTAAGTTTCTGTCCcgcattaatttaaataagttttctTCATAGTTTTCATTGAAATTTACATAACATATCTTCATTTATGTGCTCCTTTTTTCAGGCTAGACCTCTGCTGAATTGTGGGGGAGGAGGAACCTGTTGTACTTGTATGGTGGAGGTGAATTTATTTACTGCGAACTGTTATTCATGGATGGAAGTGTTAACGGCTCAACTTCTTCTTGGCCATTTCCAGGGCTCTTATACAGTCACTGATCCGATAAATCTTTGATCTGTTTGAAGGTTATTCAAGGAAAGGAGCTGCTAAGCCAAAAAACtgacaaagagaaggaaaagcTGAAGAGGGTAATAACAATTTCAGGgaaatatttcataataaaatgtATTTGTTGATGAGGTGAAAAATAATTGTTTCAAGAGTTAGTAATGCTGGTGTTGATGGATTTATGCAGCAACCAAAAAACTGGAGGTTGGCTTGCCAAACCACGGTTGGAACTCCTGAATCTACTGGGCTGGTCTGtaatctttcttcttcctcttcgtTCTGGTTTTCAATTGAACATCTATGGTAATGGATGAACCATTTTACTGAAATGGATGAACTATATGGTATTTGCTACAGGTTGTCATTCAGCAACTTCCTGAATGGAAAGGACATGAAtggaaatataaaaaagttttccCTCCAGAATTGTCCGAGTAACAACTTTTGTgtattatgtattataaatcataaacaattgtttcaaatataataCTAAAATTGTGAGAACTTTTCTTATACAAATGTTGCTATGAAGGTGTTCAATTATGATGATACTGCCCCTGAAAGTATAATTTTAGAAACATTCACTGCACGAAGATTATGGACTCCACAACATTTTCAGCACAGAAATATCAGGAGACTACTAACATTTCAACCTATACTggtataaaaatcattaattgaTGAAAGGCTCAAAGAGACATATCAGAATACATACTTTCACTGATCAGCGCAAAGGAAGGACCAATTATGAAATCAATCAATAGCAAAAAAATCATTAAGGCGCTTGAAACAAAGAGTTAATATTGTTGATGAAACAAGAGCTGAATTGTCTGGTTTAGACATTTTCTTGGAAAGCTTCTCTTACGTCTATATCTTCAACCTTGCATTTAGACCTGTTATCTTAAACATGACTGctaaatttatgttttgaacaTGTTATTGCTTATGCATCAATACTATTGATCTTGACAAACAGATTCGTACCTGTTACATAACAGAGCTTTTTCTTGTGTTTGGCTTGACTTTGGTTGGCCTAATTGGAAGAGTAGCAGGGTTGGTTGGGAGGCTATGCTGATATGGAAGGCGATTGCTCCAGGGCCCTTAAACAACGAAACAAATATCTCTATTAAAGACTGCCAGAAATTTGTTCAACCAGAACCCTTCGATGCTTAAAAGGGTAAAGGTGtttttgaatatcaattttGGTAGGAAAGCTAATCACTCCGGGTCCCTAACAACTAGCAGCTCATTAGAGGACTACCAGAATCGACGTGAATTCTCCAATGCTTAAGCGACTGAATTCCTTGTCTTGACACAATATGGCAGCACGGTCCGGTTTTCCAGAATCATTTTTCTTTACTAGAATCATCTTGGGAggtcaatgattttttttattcagtttCTGCCCAAATGTAATATTTCATGTCTTGGTGTAATGTTTTACTCTAGCATTGTTTCTTTGTTAGTAACTGTGAATTACACCGCAAGATAAAACGACCGTGGCaaacatgttttttatttttattttttggcagAAGAATTGAGTCAGAAAGAGACCGGAAAGGATTGCAATGATTGATGAAACAGTTGCTTGTTTGATTGGGCAGCTAAACTGAAAGCCAATAACTCCAGGGCTCTCAACGGCCAAACAAACAGCAAAGTCAGAAAAAGATGTCTCAATGCATCATGCACCAAGATTCGACTGGAGTTTTGTGTTGTGTGACGACTAGTTGAACAGTAAGAAATTAGGGAGTCTGTTTCTTTGTATATTATGACGTCTTCCCAGTACCATAGCATGGCCACAAATAAAACTGGATGTAACCTATTAAAGATGCCTGATCTTTTTCCAAAAGTCTGAGAAGCTTATGCAAAAAGATCGCCCCACAAGAAAAGAATATACAGTTTTGATTGTTTGACAATATTAGTGAACAAGCCTTTGCCATCTGTTGCGTTTGATTACAGATTTCTACAAAActaaaagggaaattattttGTATGGCTTTCAGAAAAATGGATGTTGGTAACCAAATTGTAGCAACCTATTCTGTCAATGGCTTTACAGACATAACTCTTCTATCAACATGAATCCCTATCATAATCGTAAAGTCTAAGAAGCTAGACTAGATGGAGGCTCTGAGAATGTGTTGTGCCTGACTTCAATCGAACAGCTTTTGGATGCTGAATTACAACTAATAGTGAATCATTTGATCTTTCGTCAGAAGTTGGCTACATCAAAACCAAAACATGTTAGTAGACATGCCAAGAAATATACTAAACAACAAACaatgacataataaaaaaaaaaaaatgtaagcaGCTTTAGCAAAACCATGTAAGGGTTGGTCTTGGTATGTCACTGGATCTAAATGTCATTAGCACTTGAGAGCCACAGAATTAACACCCAAAAAGGAAAAGTACTTTATAATGATTCTCAAGAGTCGGTTTATCAACCCGGTACCTTAACATATCTCTTAGGTAAATTCAATTTCACTAAACATTAAATCGATTGTGTATGTAGGATGGCAATATTATTGGatgaaatgatttaaaaaaaaattatacaaattgattAAACAACTGAAAGAACAGGACAAAAACCATAGATAATAAAAGGTTTAGTTTATATCACTCACCACACCGATATGCCATTCATGACAACTAAAATCTTTGAATGTTGCTGCATCCATTTCCTGCAGTTATTGCTCAACATTATTATGTTGTAGGAAATAATATCCAAAAAGTTTCTTGAAGCTTCACGATTATGGGCTCTATTGCCAGGTTCTCATATTTTGGAGTCAACCCTAGCAGTGGTTCTAATGTCTTGCATAATGCATACTTGTTTATGCTACATAATAGTATAAGATCAAGGATTTACACCATTGACTAGCCAAATTTCCAGAACAAAGTTTGGTAGGGCATATTTCTAAGAGCTCAAACTATGGAAAATAACTTACAATGCTATAGATGGGAGGCACCATTGTCTCCCTTTTAGACTTTGTAGTCGGCATAACAGAAAATCGTGGTGCTAAGTCTTGTGATCTAAAAGTCCACCTGTGAGAGAAATGAACAGATAAAAAAGAAGTTATTGTACTTGAATGGACAAATGGAAAATCAAcgtacaaaaaattatttatcataatctAAATTAGTTCATGACACAATCCATATATTTcagaatataaaaaatgtttttcatgAAACACACAAATACAGGTTATCATTTCTACGTACCCAATGTACAGAAAGATGCAGAATTGCGCCCATTCTCGAACTAATAATCGAAGCCAGTAATTTTCTGAAGAGTCATCCACATTAAGGAATATCtgaaatacaataattaattaataaaaattcatgtCCTCTATGATGAAGTTGCATGTATAGCTTTAATAGAGTGTGAAACTGAAGGCACATTTATACCACAGTTTCTGCCATTGCTACAATTTGCATTGCTCCCTGAAATTTCCTGCATAGATCCAGAAAAAAACAAGCACAACAGGTTCAACATCTTCAAACTtctattaaagttttttttctttcatattaaaCTAGATTATTCAGAGGTCATAAAACTATGTAActcaaaatattcaaacatgTCACACATACTTAAACATGGTGTACTTTGCATACACAGCATCATGCATGTCTTGAATATCTTCTTCCTCTATGAAAGCTAATTGTTCTCGTAGTACTGACAGATTTTGAGAAATGTGGTGGAAAATCACATAGAatgaaactaaataattaagCAGCAGCAGGACCTATAATAGCAGATTAAAAGAATCAGTGAAATGTTTTGAGGAATTAGAAACATtgataataacataaaatcagCAGAAAGTAGCAAGTTGCTGCTACTTCAACAGCATAACAGATTCACCAATCAAGAAACTCACTGAAAAATAAGGTACAGAGGCTCTATACCCAACCAGAGTCAAGTAAAAGACACACCCAAGTGCAGCTGTGGTACGGCGTTCAGTAACTGAAAGATGCTCACACATGATGCAGTAACCATGAGATATTAGCAAGAAGGACACAAAAGAAGCTGTCTTGAATAGCACTCCAGTTACATATACACCAAAGGACATCCACAGAGAGCAAATATGAAGATGAAAACATGAATACCTGCAACAATGATTCTCTAAAACTTCAACAGCAGTTTttcagtaaaagaaaaaataaattggcATGGTTTAAActtggaagagaaaaaaataagagcAACCCGTTAAAACACAAACTATCATGTTTTTTCTCCAACATCCTTCAGTGCTCTCAAAACTATTAAATTCACAACTTTAACCCTACATTTTAACTTAAACATACTTTCTTACTTTCACAAGAGAGTACTGTCacaggagagagagagagagagaggtgaagtttctaaacttaaaaaattggCTTGATCATGAATATTTCCCAGTATAAGAATCCTATTCTTAAACTCACCTACCATTCGGCGGGTGGAAATGTATGCATGTTTTTCAACATGTCCTACACTTAAGATTGACAGAAGCAATATGGTCATTGTTACACAGATGGTAGTCATGTAATTAAATAGGTGTCTAAAATACGTGAATTGCCACATTTGTTTATCATCATAGTAAGCCAGTAAGATATTTGATACCTATCTATATATCTTACTACAGCAACCAGCATTCCATAACTTGATACTAAAACTCAAAACGGTATCctataaattcaattttcagtgcaaaaataaataagcaGTCCTCTTGTGGTAACACATTTGATCTCAACTGACAGAAAACAAAATCCATAGTGCAGCAATCAAAACAAGAGTTcatcaaacaattataaaatttagaaaaaaaaatcactcatTACAAGAGCCAAGAATTTATAACTTACCAGAAGAGAAAAGATAGAGTAAGCTGCAATGCTTTAATCAACGGAACAGAAGTCAGGGTCCACTGCAAATTATTCGTCTGCTCTAACACAATTCAAACATTCACAATAAACAGAAcaactcattaaaaaaataaaaggccaCACATCTCCTAATCATAATACAACTTCataatcaaataacataatcaaaaaccaaaaaccaaaaaaaaaaaaaatcccatttttaaactcaaattatcatTAACAAACCAAAAAGCTAACAATTGAAACACTAAACAGAATAAAACGACCCACTTATAAAATCACTCGAGAATACATAAAAACGAAATCTTTATCAATGAAACAAACAGAAATGACCTGAAAATGGCGGTTTTTATAGGTGTTAATGGTCCAAGAACAAACAGAGAATAACCAGATAGAGAGAAAAGCCAagtagagagaagggagaggcCGGTATGAGTCGTCAAGGCCGTGAAGATACGTTTCGGGTTCCATGAGTTGCGATTGGAAAATTCAGAAACCTGGTAAAGTAGTGCAATGCgattaaaacaacgttattaCCGGTTATACAACGTAGCTTCAGTTATGTTTTGAAAGGCTTCGATTGTCGCTGCTTAATATATGATACGAGGGAAGGAAGCTCCTAAACTGTGccgttttgttttatttaagggtttttgaaaattttattatgagtaGGATTGTTATTAAAATACTTAATGAACTttgttttacatattaaaatggATCAACAAAAATGTAAAGAAGATGGGGCAGGTTTGAAGGAAATGAAGTAAGTCCCAACAAAACCACTTACCTGTCATCTAAagattattgatataattaatcaCCATGTAAATTACTTTATTAACTTCATATGAAATATAGgttttataaaacttttttaataCACAAGTTTTGAATAAATCTATCCTCAAAATTAGGAATGGTAACACGGCAATGACGGGTTAAATATTATAATCTCTCTCTCCATTTTATCCTTGATACGAAGATGACAGAAAATCTTTATCTTCTCCCCACAGAGAAGATTTCTCtcctcttttcctttttatcctTGCAGGAAAAATTCCCCTACCCTTtttcattagaaaaataattaaatatttattatatattagatcgtatttataataattcaaaattttataaagtatatcaatatttaaatatttgagagaTATATAAAGAAGGAGATGGGTTGGacatatatttatctttgttcCTTATTGTAAGAATTTTAGTCATCTCATCCTCCttcttaatattattcttatcaGAGAATTTTCACTCCGTTTAGGAGGAACGAGTTAAAAACCCTATTTGTCGAACCAAATTACCATCTCAACTCAAAATAcccactattttttttttttttcaaaagttaagtttaaatttggaTGACAATTCCACCAAATTTAAATGGTTAATCTAGACCAACCACCATGCTACACATTAGGCAACTAGTTTTGACATTtctaaaaatcttataaatactTAGGCAACTTTAGTTTTAGTATGTGACCATTACACAAAGTTGTGGtcatcaaaaataataaatagaacaaCATATGATTAGGTCAACAAACTCACTATCCATTGAAGAACCaccttcatttatatatttattttcttgcaAGTAactgaatttgaaattaattttggtTGATTTCATCAATGGATGGTTTTGACTAGTTGATAGAGGTCAATTTAAAGGCATGAATAGGATGATTTTGCCTATTGGGTGATCTACAATGAGTGAGagatgaattaatttattatattcttttcttgcaattttaatttctttttggggAATGTGATTTACATTATAATCTCACCAAAcgaatatttataattttgttaagatATGATTTGTAGGTTACAAGAAAATAGTTCGGTGAAAAGTTTAACGGCATTCTTTTACCTCTTCTTCCTTTATATATGATTGACATTTCTAAGAACAATTCTCACAAATCAAAAGTTTATTTCAAGTCATCTGAAAACCTTCAAAAATATCAGTATCttgtgatatataatatatattttataatatgatataatataaattaaaatcaatatatatataaaaaattttaaattatcacatgatatatttttaaaaaatgatgatgtaaaGGAGtgtatatgaataattttaaatttttaaaagtgtttgtgatgttttctaaaataataatatattaattataatttttattattttattaataatttattattttattttataaaaattatatcatacgaCATGATATGATACTtgatatacaataaaatattaatgatagttCTTATATACAATCATAATCTACATAAGGTTTAGTAAAGATTCCATTTTTTTGCTCCAAATCGACTAACTTTcaatagtttatatttttacaaagtctgttaattttaaaaataagaaaacaatatgcGAAGATAtcgaattattattttttaattaaaaataactaattttatttttttattaaatcgtccaaattatataaaaattatcaaactagAGTCTAACTTTCAATAACATCCAATATGAATAATctgaaggtttttttttaaaacactcACATGGTAATTTTATGTACTGACGTTACATTGCGGTAATATAGATAGTTTGTGCATTATCATAGACATTTACaacccataaaaattttaaattatacttttaccacaaaaaaattataaaagaaatctgaaaaaataaaatttataacaaaaattaaaatatacccACACTTAAATTACTAAATTCGCataatgaaatatcaaataaaaaattttatttattatgggtgagtttattgtttttgtgaaaataatttGGAGAAATAAGtgaatttgagatttttgtgGGTTTCCATTAACAACATAATCCCtaaaatttttcacattatCCAAGAATTGTCAAGTCATCATTTTTATgtgacaaatataaattttatccattaaataaaaaataaaaaatcgaCCGctccaataaaaaaatattataattcgGTATTTACATGTGTTGTCATGTCTTCGAACACGCAAAGCccatcaaaattcaaaacatttccTAGTATACATTAGTGTCCATGGCCCAAATTGAGTCAATTAAGACCGAAAGGTCCAAACTGCGGCACCTCCTGCCATTTTTAATTTGGGCTCTtgtaaaaattttgtatatggACCAAAAATATGCTCATCGAAGAGCAATGTGACAACTATATTTgagttttaacaatattatatatatataatttaaatatataaataatttattattattttaaaaaatattattttatttttaatttaaaatcactcaattaaataataacataattttatttactcaaaTCCCACATGCCCTAGCTCAAAAGCATCTTCTCCATCGAACTCAAAAGCAGGCCAcgattgtttaaataaaaatataacttaacATGTGGTTGCATAACAAAACTTGTAAATGTGGAGAAAACAGATCTAATTAATTGCCCACCAACACcatatattattcttattatttttcccCTTTCTTTATGACAAAGTATATACTTTTCAAACGGTTACTCTGTTTTATTcaataaacttaattaattaattaattccttTCACTTATGCGGAAATGATATGTacaaattgattgattttgacttaatcatatgataatattaaaatcaatttgaaaaccCGAGGCTTAAAATGTTCCTTTGATACATTACTATAAGCTAATTCTTTCCATTGggtgacaaattttttattaggtaTTAAATTTACAGCTAATTGAGTTTAAGTATACCATCCCTGTTCAAAGTGCagattaaatgatttaataaggccaaaagacttattcccacccaaggtttagtgtatttttaaaactcccatatttaaaatttcaaaaacttaaatacccactattatattaaaatttttgataggtttaaaggtaaaaatgttatttaattaaaaatatttttttttaaaaaactaaaatttatcatatttttcttctttaatttaaaaatctaataatttctttctacttaaaatttaaaaagtgataatttttctcTGAAGATTTTTTCTATCACCAGagacttatttttaattgtatttgcTGAATTTTGAATTGATGAACCCTAGTTgcatacaaaaataaaagtgaacGTCAGTCAAAATTCAGCATCAAGTCTTcgaattaaaagaaataaaaaaaggctAGTGATAATTTTAAAACCACAATTAATTCTGTGGACAaaagttaagaataaaaaaaattagaagggCAAGTGCAATATCACATTACCAACTTAATTAAGATTAAGACAATGCAACAATGCTATGATTGTTTAATTATGGCAAGTGTAACAAGAAAAAGCAAAAGTGAAGAAGATTTGTTTATATTGtccttatataataaaactatgtatatatatttttaagcacataattaaatatataaataatatatcattatatgattatacaattttgaattaaaaataaatttatatataataataaaatgacatattatctatttatctaATTACGTACTAAAAcatgtgtatacataatatttttttggtaactGGGGACCCTGTTGACATTTGTTTGATGCGTAAACTTAGAGCACAATGACCGGACTCACAATCATTACattagataagttaaaattttataaatatgatagaaactcaaatctaaattttttctgtaaaaattctaatattttaattattttgttatatataatattactcgttGTTAAAATGATTATACGATTGGGTTGATGCAAAGTTTACAGTGACTAGATAATGTTACCGTTATTGGTAACATAGTAGATATTATGTTTCACACACGACCTTGTTATATTCAAGGTAAGAGTCATTTTCATGATTGAATCATATAAAACAATGTCCCCAAAAAGTAAAgccaaaaaatttagaattttgacTTGTGAACAAGAATTTTAGGCACATTTGTGGTTGTGGgttttttttgtgaatttgtAATGTGTTTTATAAGGATTTCGagcatattgatcaaaacgttTATGGAATTAAGTAAAGATAAGAGATAATAAGGTATACTTATTATGAAGTAAGTAAAATCTTTGGACTAAATAAATTTGTCTTTAATGAAATATGTTTACGAGTCTAACCAAATAATGCTCAAATTTTTATGATTGACATTGTCGCATGGCTCACATATTGATGATGTTAGGTGAAGGATGCTCATGTGACACTGAAAACATTCACAAAATTAACTAAGTAGGacttacataatattatttttatatcttaaaaacagattttattcattttcttgatttgtCCAAGATCCCATACGGATATGATTGGAGAAAAGATAAGTATGATGATGGAGAGATGACctctaatattaataatattagacATTTCATCATTAATTGGTGTGACTTGTAACAGCATGAGCACAAAGCttatgtttgattatttttttgattttaatttagtataaatttcCTGAAACATTGACtttgtgttattattattattattatttttaaatctaaggaAGCAAGAGCAAGTGATGTGGTCATTTTTAATTCcaacttaatttttaaaggaATTACCAACATGCTATgggaataattaattttgaaaccacataattctttttaatagtatttttcAGAAGCATGGATCATGCactaattatacaaattaatcaatGTTGGAGtctttttaggccaaaagacttattccccacccaaggtttagtgtattcaCAAATTTTCGCccgtaaaattttaaaaacctaaatacctatattttttattaaaattcactgatatagttaaaagtaaaaatgtcatctaactaaaaatattttaaaaagctaacattttataatattttttcttaatttaaaaatctaacaattttttttcatttaatgttTGAAAAGTAACCATTTTTTCactaagattttttatttttcttcgaCGACTATCTCCCTTTTTATTGTTGGCATTTTCTCTTCCTCCTAgcttttctctcctttttggTCTCTCTTGTGTCACTTTTCCATCGTCTTCATCTTCAAAATTTGTCTTTATTAGAACAAGGGAGAGAAAATATTGACAGTTGGAAATGAGATAATTGAtggagagaaggagaaaaaactCTAAAggagaaatagttatttttcaaatattaggtgaaaaaaattgttatatttttacattaagagaataaatatgataaaattttagttttttttcaacatttttagctaaataacaattttactctaaattttaacaataaattttagcaaaaaagtgaataattaagtttttaaaattttacaaataaaaatttaagaatacaTTAAACCTTAAAAGGTATTAAGTCTTTTTGCTGTCCTTTTAATAGCGATTATTTTATCGAATGATTATTTTTACTGTATCATTATACTTAACCACTTCAATCAAAATTGAAAGCTAGCTCTTTCGAggttgataaatattgaaagCCGAAAACCCTTTTTCCTTATcgatattatttttacatatttgtCTCTCTTTCTGAATTTGAGAATCTTCTTTGGCATAAAGTCTCCGTTAGGTACGAAAAAAATTCCAGGATTTTTAGACTTTTGTGAGGGATTCTCacaaaaaaatctagaaaataaaaCACCAGAAATTCagataatttaaactaaaaaataattgata
Above is a genomic segment from Mangifera indica cultivar Alphonso chromosome 3, CATAS_Mindica_2.1, whole genome shotgun sequence containing:
- the LOC123212420 gene encoding photosynthetic NDH subunit of subcomplex B 3, chloroplastic, which translates into the protein MESLQLNTYRLPSHSVPCNLHYNSNHCKNLKFSRHYGFSRGKIRATATIPDSDSQSNANEGPPVVNFAFVHSVLLPDCTPDVHFRTARGGQKLRNIMLDGNIDLYGPYARPLLNCGGGGTCCTCMVEVIQGKELLSQKTDKEKEKLKRQPKNWRLACQTTVGTPESTGLVVIQQLPEWKGHEWKYKKVFPPELSE
- the LOC123212419 gene encoding uncharacterized protein LOC123212419, translating into MEPETYLHGLDDSYRPLPSLYLAFLSIWLFSVCSWTINTYKNRHFQTNNLQWTLTSVPLIKALQLTLSFLFWYSCFHLHICSLWMSFGVYVTGVLFKTASFVSFLLISHGYCIMCEHLSVTERRTTAALGCVFYLTLVGYRASVPYFSVLLLLNYLVSFYVIFHHISQNLSVLREQLAFIEEEDIQDMHDAVYAKYTMFKKFQGAMQIVAMAETVIFLNVDDSSENYWLRLLVREWAQFCIFLYIGWTFRSQDLAPRFSVMPTTKSKRETMVPPIYSIEMDAATFKDFSCHEWHIGVPTSDERSNDSLLVVIQHPKAVRLKSGTTHSQSLHLV